A DNA window from Niabella yanshanensis contains the following coding sequences:
- a CDS encoding DoxX family protein, giving the protein MKTKTTKIIYWSGIIFMALWFGASGFFELTKNPLVWDITLRLGYPPHFIYILGVFKLAGIIVLLVPDRLLKLKEWVFAGMFFDILFAFFSKLLVLGFSATGDALIALAVLSVAYLMFGKLYTSTIQVTRS; this is encoded by the coding sequence ATGAAAACAAAAACAACAAAAATTATCTATTGGTCAGGCATTATTTTTATGGCCTTATGGTTTGGGGCAAGCGGCTTTTTTGAGCTTACCAAAAATCCGCTCGTATGGGATATTACATTGCGCCTGGGCTATCCCCCACATTTCATTTACATCCTCGGTGTATTTAAATTGGCGGGAATCATCGTTTTGCTGGTTCCGGACAGGTTACTAAAACTAAAAGAATGGGTGTTTGCGGGAATGTTTTTTGATATTCTGTTTGCATTTTTTTCAAAATTATTGGTTCTCGGTTTCTCCGCAACCGGCGATGCTTTAATTGCCCTGGCCGTACTTTCAGTAGCCTATTTAATGTTTGGAAAACTGTATACTTCAACTATACAGGTAACCAGATCATGA
- a CDS encoding aminotransferase class I/II-fold pyridoxal phosphate-dependent enzyme: protein MADIFDRLLKNYGPIGQHRERAHGYFAFPKLEGEIGSRMKFRGQEMIVWSLNNYLGLANHPEVRQADADGARDFGLALPMGARMMSGNSNHHEQLEAELAEFVQKEDSILVNFGYQGMASLIDVLCSRHDIIVYDAESHACIIDGLRMHAGHRYVFKHNDLEDLEKQLQRASSLIEKQKAGGILVITEGVFGMAGDQGKLKEIANLKNKYEFRLLVDDAHGFGTLGKTGAGAGEEQGVQDQIDIYFSTFAKSMASIGAFIAGERKIIDYIRYNIRSQIFAKSLPMPLVIGNLKRLELLRNQPALKEKLWENALKLQQGLKERGFDIGKTDSVVTPIYMKGGVEEATAMVMDLRENYKIFCSIVVYPVIPRGHIIYRLIPTAAHTDEDIQLTLEAFTAVKEKLDAGSYKTNAIPDMAERK, encoded by the coding sequence ATGGCAGATATTTTCGACAGGTTACTGAAAAATTATGGACCAATAGGGCAGCACCGCGAAAGGGCGCATGGATATTTTGCTTTTCCCAAGCTGGAAGGTGAAATAGGCAGCAGAATGAAGTTTCGTGGTCAGGAGATGATTGTCTGGAGTTTGAATAATTACCTGGGTTTAGCTAATCATCCTGAAGTAAGACAGGCTGATGCCGATGGCGCGAGGGATTTTGGTCTGGCGCTGCCTATGGGAGCCCGTATGATGAGCGGAAATAGTAATCATCACGAGCAATTAGAAGCAGAACTGGCCGAATTTGTGCAAAAAGAAGATTCTATCCTGGTGAATTTCGGTTACCAGGGAATGGCAAGCCTTATCGACGTGTTGTGCAGCCGCCACGATATTATTGTGTATGACGCGGAAAGCCATGCATGTATAATTGACGGTTTGCGTATGCACGCCGGTCATCGTTATGTCTTTAAACATAATGATCTGGAAGACCTCGAAAAACAATTGCAGAGGGCTAGTTCTTTAATTGAAAAGCAAAAAGCAGGAGGCATCCTGGTGATCACTGAAGGAGTATTTGGAATGGCCGGCGACCAGGGAAAGCTGAAAGAAATTGCAAACCTGAAAAATAAATATGAATTCAGGCTGCTGGTTGACGATGCCCATGGCTTTGGAACTTTAGGGAAGACAGGCGCAGGTGCAGGTGAAGAGCAGGGCGTTCAGGATCAGATCGATATTTACTTTTCTACCTTTGCTAAATCAATGGCTTCAATAGGCGCGTTTATTGCCGGCGAAAGAAAAATTATAGACTATATCCGTTATAATATCCGCAGCCAGATCTTTGCTAAGAGTTTGCCGATGCCTTTGGTAATTGGTAATTTGAAGCGGCTGGAGCTTTTAAGAAACCAGCCGGCATTGAAAGAAAAGCTTTGGGAAAATGCATTAAAACTACAGCAGGGATTAAAAGAAAGGGGGTTTGATATCGGCAAAACCGATTCGGTAGTTACACCTATTTATATGAAGGGGGGGGTAGAAGAAGCGACCGCAATGGTAATGGACCTGCGCGAAAATTATAAGATTTTCTGCTCCATTGTGGTTTACCCGGTAATTCCCCGTGGACATATCATCTACAGGTTGATACCCACTGCTGCGCATACCGATGAAGATATACAATTAACATTGGAAGCATTCACGGCCGTAAAAGAAAAGTTAGACGCGGGTAGCTACAAAACCAATGCAATTCCCGATATGGCGGAAAGAAAATAA
- a CDS encoding DUF1223 domain-containing protein, producing the protein MILKRIAKALVYVAVILIISAFVCKKETGEQQPLAGVTGGFAVVELFTSEGCSSCPPADRLIGAIAEKYKNQPVYLLAYHVDYWDHQGWKDKYSNSQYSLRQQQYSNMLHSQIYTPQLIVNGKVEMAGSDGRAVEHAVQTALAASSNSSIDLSVKLSPAKADVMYKATSTGLKQDLLISLIEKKSNSYIKRGENKGLDLVHWQIVHQQKQIPLTNSSDGMVSFKLPRNFDSNNWELVGMVQHTKTGEIIGAVKLPFNESKYGSN; encoded by the coding sequence ATGATACTGAAACGCATAGCTAAAGCCCTTGTATATGTAGCGGTGATACTAATAATCTCTGCTTTTGTCTGTAAAAAAGAAACCGGCGAACAGCAACCACTTGCAGGCGTTACCGGTGGATTTGCTGTTGTTGAATTGTTCACTTCTGAAGGATGTTCAAGTTGTCCTCCCGCAGATCGATTGATAGGAGCAATCGCTGAAAAGTACAAAAATCAGCCCGTATACCTGTTGGCTTATCATGTTGACTACTGGGATCATCAGGGCTGGAAAGATAAATACAGTAATTCTCAATATTCCCTGCGCCAGCAGCAATACAGTAATATGCTGCACTCACAGATTTATACGCCCCAGCTGATTGTAAATGGTAAAGTGGAAATGGCAGGTAGTGATGGCAGGGCAGTGGAACATGCTGTTCAAACCGCTTTAGCTGCTTCCAGTAACAGTAGCATCGATCTATCAGTGAAACTATCCCCGGCTAAGGCTGATGTGATGTATAAAGCAACAAGTACCGGTTTGAAGCAAGACCTGCTTATTAGTTTAATTGAGAAAAAATCAAACTCGTATATAAAGAGAGGGGAGAATAAAGGACTTGACCTGGTGCACTGGCAGATCGTGCATCAACAAAAGCAAATACCGTTAACTAACTCTTCAGATGGGATGGTAAGTTTTAAACTGCCCCGAAATTTTGATAGTAATAACTGGGAACTGGTCGGAATGGTTCAGCACACAAAGACCGGAGAAATCATCGGCGCTGTAAAATTGCCTTTTAATGAATCAAAATACGGATCAAATTAA